One window from the genome of Salvia miltiorrhiza cultivar Shanhuang (shh) chromosome 7, IMPLAD_Smil_shh, whole genome shotgun sequence encodes:
- the LOC130992020 gene encoding uncharacterized protein LOC130992020 — translation MECARPNRSDVHLSGEEAAKVEAAVRERFDAAAPKRHTKPQRSDHSADYADALSFDDGVIPEYAQFQQLEKDTEKLVYSGNKVAEEFTETEYYKDLNCIDKQHHTTGTGFIKVEKTNEKDYIIASESTAECHASSKGNPATNDWIPSPSVKVDFTTEKPNRSDC, via the exons ATGGAGTGTGCGAGGCCGAACCGCAGCGACGTCCATTTGAGTGGAGAGGAGGCGGCGAAGGTGGAGGCTGCTGTTCGTGAGCGGTTCGACGCGGCGGCGCCGAAGCGGCACACCAAGCCTCAGCGCAGCGACCACTCCGCCGATTACGCCGATGCTCTCTCATTCGACGATGGAGTTATTCCCGAGTACGCTCAGTTCCAACAGCTCGAGAAGGATACTGAG AAATTGGTTTACTCTGGAAACAAAGTTGCTGAGGAGTTTACAGAAACCGAGTATTACAAGGACCTTAACTGCATTGACAAGCAGCATCACACG ACTGGAACAGGGTTCATAAAAGTGGAGAAAACTAATGAGAAGGACTACATCATAGCAAGTGAATCCACAGCAGAATGCCATGCCTCGAGCAAGGGGAACCCTGCTACTAATGACTGGATTCCATCTCCTTCAGTTAAG GTGGATTTCACAACTGAGAAGCCCAACAGGAGTGACTGCTGA
- the LOC130992022 gene encoding uncharacterized protein LOC130992022 translates to MVLKVAPASLHWSQPSVPQSPPSSSQTLASAISSPSSRRRSFSSGDGSLFCRFVEKSGLFLGANPPSNLHRSRSCGSNKRSRARTIRKALSASLDSFSDEEFSKQIQELALRFQLSEDDDVDANTKMDKTFETRLDNAGAGEAKFSEGLRPFDSLVVPDFPDRGEIIPANIERRANSVDIPLSLRMIKRKKEQWQGGLVGAGESAYCSMKKAFSSMVFIIRELHSYTLQMRSFLYYEDMQGIVANVQREMHASFVWLFQKVFSETPTLMVYVMILLANYSVFSMSTNAAIAATPPMYGAAAAATTEEVSMVDEQGLSRQKFDASIVKTLKLSSSTGKASSVGGSNGGGGGKFRSVGSGTDGDGRFEESNYYSSIAPDSVSSFVNPSRTSGEESVSRQASVEEEATLWDSIVEEAAKMQAAPGDEVLDQETMKGFVSPVDAKIEADDSSDYFRMELLYQTELAQEPNNPLLLANYAQFLYLVVRDLDRAEDYFKRATKVEPKDAEALNKYANFLWVVRNDLWAAEETYLEAIAAEPSNSYYAANYAHFLWNTGGEDTCFPLSSPDAESDGL, encoded by the exons ATGGTATTGAAAGTAGCTCCAGCGTCACTGCACTGGTCTCAGCCATCAGTTCCCCAATCGCCGCCGTCTTCCTCCCAGACATTGGCCTCCGCAATCTCCTCGCCGTCGTCGCGGCGACGGAGCTTCTCCAGCGGCGACGGATCCCTCTTCTGCCGCTTCGTGGAGAAGTCGGGCTTATTCCTGGGCGCAAATCCGCCCTCCAATCTCCACCGCTCTCGATCGTGCGGTAGCAACAAAAGATCTCGCGCTCGGACAATCCGAAAGGCCTTGTCCGCTAGCTTGGATTCATTCTCCGACGAAGAATTCTCGAAGCAGATTCAGGAATTGGCGCTCAGATTCCAGCTGAGTGAGGACGATGATGTTGATGCCAATACAAAAATGGATAAAACTTTCGAGACTAGATTGGATAATGCCGGTGCAGGTGAGGCGAAGTTCTCGGAGGGTTTAAGGCCGTTTGATTCCTTGGTTGTGCCCGATTTTCCCGACAGGGGCGAGATAATTCCGGCCAATATTGAGAGGAGAGCAAACAGCGTTGATATCCCATTGTCACTTAGGATGATCAAGAGGAAGAAGGAGCAGTGGCAGGGGGGGCTTGTGGGGGCAGGGGAATCAGCTTATTGCTCGATGAAGAAGGCGTTTTCGTCTATGGTGTTTATAATCCGAGAGCTCCATAGCTATACCTTGCAGATGAGGTCTTTTTTGTACTACGAGGATATGCAAGGGATTGTAGCCAATGTGCAGAGGGAAATGCACGCCTCGTTTGTATGGTTGTTTCAGAAAGTTTTCTCCGAAACCCCGACTTTGATGGTATATGTGATGATACTCCTAGCAAACTACAGCGTTTTCTCAATGTCGACTAATGCAGCCATAGCAGCTACACCACCGATGTATGGTGCTGCTGCAGCAGCCACCACGGAGGAGGTCTCCATGGTGGATGAGCAGGGCTTGTCCCGACAGAAGTTTGATGCATCCATTGTTAAGACACTGAAGTTGTCTTCCTCGACTGGGAAGGCATCTTCAGTTGGAGGGAgcaacggtggtggtggtgggaagTTCCGGTCTGTTGGTAGTGGTACTGATGGAGATGGGAGATTTGAGGAGTCGAATTATTATAGTAGCATTGCACCTGATAGCGTTTCCTCGTTTGTGAATCCGTCTAGGACTAGTGGGGAGGAGTCTGTCTCGAGGCAAGCTTCTGTGGAGGAGGAAGCAACCTTGTGGGATTCGATTGTGGAGGAGGCTGCCAAGATGCAGGCTGCACCGGGGGATGAGGTTTTGGATCAAGAAACGATGAAAGGATTTGTTTCTCCAGTTGATGCAAAGATTGAAGCGGATGATAGTTCGGATTATTTTAGAATGGAGTTGCTATACCAAACAGAATTGGCTCAAGAGCCCAACAATCCACTTTTGCTAGCAAATTATGCTCAGTTTCTCTACCTCGTGGTTAGGGATCTTGACAG GGCGGAGGACTACTTCAAGAGAGCCACGAAGGTGGAGCCGAAGGATGCGGAGGCACTGAACAAATATGCCAACTTCCTGTGGGTGGTGAGGAACGATCTGTGGGCAGCCGAGGAGACCTACTTGGAAGCCATTGCTGCAGAGCCGAGCAACTCATACTACGCGGCTAACTACGCCCATTTCCTATGGAACACAGGCGGTGAGGACACTTGCTTCCCTCTGAGCTCGCCCGATGCAGAATCAGATGGTCTGTAA
- the LOC130992024 gene encoding anthranilate synthase alpha subunit 2, chloroplastic-like isoform X1 → METLGFRCNNPLLAPRRTTTAPAAVPLIATFRTRWAVKCGISLPSLVDHSVKFKEAANDGNLIPLYRPIFSDHLTPVLAYRCLVKEDERDAPSFLFESVEPGLKASNVGRYSVIGAQPTMEIVAKENMVTIVDHFKGERIEKFVEDPMNVPRTYMEKWKPQRIDELPEAFCGGWVGYFSYDTVRYVETKKLPFTKAPMDDRNLPDVHLGLYDDVIVFDHVEKKAYVIHWVRLEQYKNVEEAYDGGMNRLEALVSRVHDIQTPRLAAGSIKLHTSLFGPSLSKSTMTGEEYQNAVIKAKEHILAGDIFQIVLSQRFERRTFADPFEVYRALRIVNPSPYMTYLQARGCILVASSPEILTRVKKGVVTNRPLAGTIRRGKTVKEDYMLQNQLLHDEKQCAEHIMLVDLGRNDVGKVSKPGSVKVNKLMNIERYSHVMHISSTVTGELLPNLTSWDALRAALPVGTVSGAPKVKAMELIDELEVTRRGPYSGGFGGISFSGDMDIALALRTIVFPTNMRYDTMYSYKDSAKRRDWVAYLQAGAGIVADSDPADEQRECENKAAALARAIDLAESSFVEK, encoded by the exons ATGGAAACCCTAGGTTTTCGCTGTAACAATCCGCTTCTAGCTCCTCGTCGCACCACCACCGCCCCCGCCGCCGTTCCCTTAATAGCCACCTTCAGGACTCGTTGGGCCGTTAAATGCGGCATTTCACTTCCATCGTTGG TGGACCACTCTGTCAAGTTCAAGGAAGCTGCAAACGATGGGAATTTGATCCCTCTATACAGGCCCATATTTTCTGATCACTTGACTCCGGTGCTTGCATATAGGTGCTTGGTGAAGGAGGATGAGAGAGATGCCCCCAGTTTTCTTTTCGAATCCGTGGAGCCGGGTTTAAAAGCTTCCAATGTC GGGCGATATAGTGTTATTGGAGCTCAACCAACAATGGAAATTGTGGCGAAGGAGAACATGGTAACCATAGTCGATCATTTTAAGGGAGAGAGGATAGAGAAGTTTGTGGAGGATCCTATGAATGTTCCACGCACATATATGGAGAAGTGGAAACCCCAGCGAATTGATGAGCTACCCGAAGCATTTTGTG GTGGTTGGGTTGGTTATTTCTCATACGACACAGTTCGTTATGTAGAAACCAAAAAGCTTCCTTTCACAAAAGCTCCTATGGATGACAGAAACCTTCCTGATGTTCACCTTGGCCTTTATGATGATGTAATTGTGTTTGATCATGTGGAAAAG AAAGCATATGTGATACACTGGGTCAGGTTGGAACAGTATAAAAACGTTGAGGAGGCCTATGATGGTGGGATGAATAGATTAGAAGCTTTAGTTTCAAGAGTGCATGATATACAAAC TCCTAGGCTTGCTGCAGGTTCAATAAAGTTGCACACTAGCCTTTTTGGTCCCTCTTTGAGCAAGTCCACCATGACCGGTGAAGAATACCAGAATGCAGTAATAAAAGCTAAGGAGCATATCCTAGCAGGTGATATATTCCAAATTGTCCTCAGCCAGCGTTTTGAACGTCGAACTTTTGCAGATCCTTTTGAAGTGTATAGAGCATTAAGAATTGTCAATCCAAGTCCATATATGACATACTTACAA GCAAGAGGCTGTATCCTGGTTGCTTCAAGTCCTGAAATTCTTACTCGAGTTAAGAAG GGTGTAGTCACTAACCGACCACTGGCTGGAACTATACGGAGAGGCAAGACAGTAAAGGAAGATTATATGCTACAAAATCAGCTTTTGCATGACGAAAAACAGTGTGCAGAACACATTATGCTTGTTGACTTGGGAAGGAATGATGTTGGAAAG GTGTCAAAACCTGGCTCCGTCAAGGTCAACAAACTGATGAACATTGAACGCTATTCCCATGTTATGCACATTAGTTCCACT GTTACTGGTGAGCTGCTACCTAATTTGACCAGCTGGGATGCTCTCCGTGCAGCATTGCCCGTTGGAACAGTCAGTGGAGCCCCTAAG GTGAAAGCTATGGAATTGATTGATGAACTTGAAGTGACAAGACGGGGGCCTTACAGTGGTGGTTTCGGTGGCATTTCTTTCTCTGGAGATATGGATATCGCATTAGCTCTGAGAACCATCGTATTCCCGACCAACATGCGGTATGACACTATGTACTCGTACAAGGACAGTGCAAAGCGTCGGGATTGGGTCGCCTATCTCCAAGCCGGGGCTGGCATCGTTGCAGACAGTGATCCTGCCGATGAGCAGAGGGAGTGTGAAAACAAGGCCGCCGCTCTTGCTCGTGCCATCGATCTTGCCGAGTCATCATTCGTCGAAAAGTAA
- the LOC130992024 gene encoding anthranilate synthase alpha subunit 2, chloroplastic-like isoform X2: MSVIGAQPTMEIVAKENMVTIVDHFKGERIEKFVEDPMNVPRTYMEKWKPQRIDELPEAFCGGWVGYFSYDTVRYVETKKLPFTKAPMDDRNLPDVHLGLYDDVIVFDHVEKKAYVIHWVRLEQYKNVEEAYDGGMNRLEALVSRVHDIQTPRLAAGSIKLHTSLFGPSLSKSTMTGEEYQNAVIKAKEHILAGDIFQIVLSQRFERRTFADPFEVYRALRIVNPSPYMTYLQARGCILVASSPEILTRVKKGVVTNRPLAGTIRRGKTVKEDYMLQNQLLHDEKQCAEHIMLVDLGRNDVGKVSKPGSVKVNKLMNIERYSHVMHISSTVTGELLPNLTSWDALRAALPVGTVSGAPKVKAMELIDELEVTRRGPYSGGFGGISFSGDMDIALALRTIVFPTNMRYDTMYSYKDSAKRRDWVAYLQAGAGIVADSDPADEQRECENKAAALARAIDLAESSFVEK, encoded by the exons ATGTC TGTTATTGGAGCTCAACCAACAATGGAAATTGTGGCGAAGGAGAACATGGTAACCATAGTCGATCATTTTAAGGGAGAGAGGATAGAGAAGTTTGTGGAGGATCCTATGAATGTTCCACGCACATATATGGAGAAGTGGAAACCCCAGCGAATTGATGAGCTACCCGAAGCATTTTGTG GTGGTTGGGTTGGTTATTTCTCATACGACACAGTTCGTTATGTAGAAACCAAAAAGCTTCCTTTCACAAAAGCTCCTATGGATGACAGAAACCTTCCTGATGTTCACCTTGGCCTTTATGATGATGTAATTGTGTTTGATCATGTGGAAAAG AAAGCATATGTGATACACTGGGTCAGGTTGGAACAGTATAAAAACGTTGAGGAGGCCTATGATGGTGGGATGAATAGATTAGAAGCTTTAGTTTCAAGAGTGCATGATATACAAAC TCCTAGGCTTGCTGCAGGTTCAATAAAGTTGCACACTAGCCTTTTTGGTCCCTCTTTGAGCAAGTCCACCATGACCGGTGAAGAATACCAGAATGCAGTAATAAAAGCTAAGGAGCATATCCTAGCAGGTGATATATTCCAAATTGTCCTCAGCCAGCGTTTTGAACGTCGAACTTTTGCAGATCCTTTTGAAGTGTATAGAGCATTAAGAATTGTCAATCCAAGTCCATATATGACATACTTACAA GCAAGAGGCTGTATCCTGGTTGCTTCAAGTCCTGAAATTCTTACTCGAGTTAAGAAG GGTGTAGTCACTAACCGACCACTGGCTGGAACTATACGGAGAGGCAAGACAGTAAAGGAAGATTATATGCTACAAAATCAGCTTTTGCATGACGAAAAACAGTGTGCAGAACACATTATGCTTGTTGACTTGGGAAGGAATGATGTTGGAAAG GTGTCAAAACCTGGCTCCGTCAAGGTCAACAAACTGATGAACATTGAACGCTATTCCCATGTTATGCACATTAGTTCCACT GTTACTGGTGAGCTGCTACCTAATTTGACCAGCTGGGATGCTCTCCGTGCAGCATTGCCCGTTGGAACAGTCAGTGGAGCCCCTAAG GTGAAAGCTATGGAATTGATTGATGAACTTGAAGTGACAAGACGGGGGCCTTACAGTGGTGGTTTCGGTGGCATTTCTTTCTCTGGAGATATGGATATCGCATTAGCTCTGAGAACCATCGTATTCCCGACCAACATGCGGTATGACACTATGTACTCGTACAAGGACAGTGCAAAGCGTCGGGATTGGGTCGCCTATCTCCAAGCCGGGGCTGGCATCGTTGCAGACAGTGATCCTGCCGATGAGCAGAGGGAGTGTGAAAACAAGGCCGCCGCTCTTGCTCGTGCCATCGATCTTGCCGAGTCATCATTCGTCGAAAAGTAA
- the LOC130992026 gene encoding probable NAD(P)H dehydrogenase (quinone) FQR1-like 3, with the protein MPVTKVYIVYYSLYGHVETMAREIQRGANSVPDVEATLWRVPETLPSKVLEKMKAPAQADDVPEIRPQQLVEADGFLFGFPSRFGVMAAQCKAFFDATSDIWASQLLAGKPAGIFWSTGFHGGGQELTALTAITQLAHHGMLFVPPGYTFGGGMFEMEQVRGGSPYGAGTYAADGSRQPTELELQQAFHQGWYVAQITRKLNT; encoded by the exons ATGCCAGTTACTAAGGTTTATATTGT GTATTACTCTCTGTATGGACATGTTGAGACCATGGCAAGAGAAATACAGAGGGGTGCTAATTCGGTTCCTGATGTTGAAGCTACGCTTTGGAGG GTGCCGGAAACGCTGCCTAGCAAGGTTTTAGAGAAGATGAAAGCTCCAGCACAAGCAGATGATGTGCCTGAGATTAGGCCTCAGCAGCTGGTGGAGGCTGATGGTTTCCTCTTCGGTTTCCCTTCTCGTTTCGGGGTAATGGCGGCGCAGTGCAAAGCCTTTTTCGATGCCACCAGCGACATATGGGCGTCCCAACTTCTGGCTGGGAAGCCGGCCGGGATCTTCTGGAGCACGGGTTTCCATGGAGGCGGCCAGGAACTTACCGC ATTGACAGCCATAACACAACTGGCACATCACGGCATGTTGTTCGTACCCCCCGGCTACACATTCGGTGGTGGGATGTTCGAGATGGAGCAAGTGCGCGGTGGGTCTCCCTACGGTGCAGGGACTTATGCAGCGGACGGGTCACGCCAGCCTACGGAGCTCGAGCTTCAGCAAGCCTTTCATCAAGGTTGGTACGTTGCTCAAATCACCAGAAAGCTCAACACCTGA
- the LOC130992025 gene encoding non-specific phospholipase C1 has translation MGFLRLLHLRAAAVFLTYLLLSASVPLSSPKKTKHKINGPIKTFVVVVMENRSFDHMLGWLRRTRPDIDGLTGSESNRVNASDPSSPSVAVTDGAVFVESDPGHSIQAIREQIFGRNDTSAKPAPMDGFVQQAESMGVAGMAATVMSGFKPELVPVYTELANQFAVMDRWFASVPASTQPNRFYVHSATSHGASSNVRKDLIRGFPQKTIFDSLDENDLDFGIYYQNIPATLFFKSLRKLKNIVKFHSYALKFKLDALLGKLPNYVVIEQRYFDLSLFPANDDHPSHDVAEGQRFVKEVYETLRKSPQWEEMAILITYDEHGGFYDHVPTPVDGVPNPDGIIGPDPYYFQFNRLGVRVPTLLISPWIDKGSVIHEPSGPTPTSQYEHSSIPATVKKLFNLKNSNFLTKRDAWAGTFEKYFYMRDTPRNDCPEKLPEVMVALRPRGPKEDEKLSEFQIELIQLASQLNGDYMLNSYPDIGREMNVETGNRYAEDAVRRFLEAGRAALRAGANDSALVTMRPSLTSRTAEAQSKSRHESL, from the exons ATGGGGTTTCTCCGGTTACTCCACCTCCGCGCCGCCGCCGTCTTCCTCACCTACCTCCTCCTCTCCGCCTCCGTCCCTCTCTCATCCCCCAAAAAAACCAAGCACAAAATCAACGGCCCCATCAAAACCTTCGTAGTAGTGGTGATGGAAAACCGCTCCTTCGACCACATGCTCGGCTGGCTCAGGAGAACCCGGCCCGACATCGACGGGCTCACCGGCTCCGAATCTAACCGGGTCAACGCATCCGACCCGAGCTCCCCGTCCGTCGCCGTGACCGATGGTGCCGTCTTCGTCGAATCGGATCCCGGCCACTCGATCCAGGCGATCCGGGAGCAGATATTCGGGCGCAACGACACGTCGGCGAAGCCGGCCCCCATGGATGGGTTCGTGCAGCAGGCCGAGAGCATGGGGGTGGCGGGGATGGCCGCCACCGTCATGAGCGGCTTCAAACCGGAGCTCGTCCCGGTCTACACCGAGCTCGCGAACCAGTTCGCGGTGATGGACCGGTGGTTCGCATCCGTCCCCGCCTCGACGCAGCCGAACCGGTTCTACGTCCACTCCGCTACCTCCCACGGCGCCTCCAGCAACGTCCGGAAGGATCTCATCCGTGGCTTCCCGCAGAAGACCATTTTCGACTCCTTGGACGAGAATGACCTCGATTTCGGGATATATTACCAGAATATCCCCGCCACTCTGTTTTTCAAGTCTCTGCGGAAATTGAAGAACATAGTGAAGTTCCATAGCTACGCTTTGAAATTCAAGCTCGATGCTCTGTTGGGGAAGCTGCCGAACTACGTGGTGATCGAGCAGCGCTACTTTGACTTGTCGCTCTTCCCGGCCAACGACGATCACCCCTCGCACGACGTGGCGGAGGGGCAGAGGTTTGTGAAGGAGGTGTACGAGACGCTGCGGAAGAGCCCGCAGTGGGAGGAGATGGCCATCTTGATCACCTATGATGAACATGGAGGATTCTATGATCACGTGCCCACGCCTGTTGATGGAGTCCCCAATCCGGATGGGATCATTGGACCCGACCCATATTACTTCCAGTTTAATAGGCTTGGTGTGCGCGTTCCTACCTTGTTGATTTCGCCGTGGATCGACAAAGGCTCCG TGATTCATGAGCCGAGTGGCCCGACCCCAACTTCACAATATGAGCACTCGTCGATACCTGCTACCGTGAAGAAACTTTTCAATCTTAAGAACTCGAACTTTTTGACTAAACGGGATGCGTGGGCTGGAACTTTTGAGAAGTACTTTTACATGCGTGATACTCCTCGCAACGACTGTCCAG AGAAACTCCCAGAAGTGATGGTGGCACTGAGGCCAAGGGGGCCAAAGGAAGACGAGAAACTCTCGGAATTCCAAATCGAGCTGATTCAGCTTGCATCACAGCTCAATGGCGACTACATGCTCAATTCGTATCCCGACATAGGAAGAGAAATGAACGTGGAAACGGGTAACAGGTACGCTGAGGATGCAGTCAGGAGGTTCTTGGAAGCTGGGAGGGCTGCTCTAAGAGCTGGTGCGAACGATTCGGCTCTCGTCACCATGAGGCCCTCTCTAACCAGTAGAACTGCAGAAGCACAATCCAAAAGCCGCCATGAATCCTTGTGA